One region of Acidovorax sp. T1 genomic DNA includes:
- a CDS encoding adenosine deaminase encodes MFKVPPVAAERLQQLLRAMPKAELHIHIEGSLEPELIFALAQRNGVPLPYASVDDLRQAYAFTNLQSFLDIYYAGASVLLHEQDFYDMARAYLARAAMDNVAHAEIFFDPQTHTARGVAMETVINGLHRACADARTELGISATLILCFLRHLSEESAFETLEQAMPLINKIVGVGLDSSEVGHPPEKFARVFARCRALGLHLVAHAGEEGPPAYIWSALDVLKVERIDHGVQAMHDAALMQRLAQDRIPLTVCPLSNQKLCVFPDLKNHNLRQLLDAGLCATVNSDDPAYFGGYINENFTQVFAATDMTVRHAYQLAFNSFEASFASHADKRVWEHRLKEAFERFVEHD; translated from the coding sequence ATGTTTAAAGTGCCCCCTGTAGCCGCAGAGCGTCTGCAGCAGTTGCTGCGCGCCATGCCCAAGGCCGAACTGCATATCCACATCGAGGGCTCGCTGGAGCCCGAGCTGATCTTTGCCCTGGCGCAGCGCAACGGGGTGCCGCTGCCCTATGCCAGCGTGGACGATTTGCGGCAGGCCTATGCCTTCACCAACCTGCAGAGCTTTCTCGACATCTACTACGCGGGTGCCAGCGTTTTGCTGCATGAGCAGGATTTTTACGATATGGCCCGCGCCTACCTTGCGCGAGCTGCTATGGATAACGTAGCACACGCAGAAATTTTTTTCGACCCCCAGACCCACACCGCACGCGGAGTGGCGATGGAGACCGTGATCAACGGCTTGCACCGCGCCTGTGCGGACGCACGCACCGAGCTGGGCATCAGCGCCACGCTGATCCTGTGTTTCCTGCGCCACCTGAGCGAGGAGTCGGCGTTTGAAACGCTGGAGCAGGCCATGCCGCTCATCAACAAGATCGTGGGTGTGGGGCTCGACTCCAGCGAGGTGGGCCATCCGCCCGAGAAGTTTGCGCGCGTGTTCGCCCGCTGCCGCGCGCTGGGCCTGCATCTGGTGGCCCACGCGGGTGAAGAGGGGCCGCCCGCCTACATCTGGAGCGCGCTGGATGTGCTCAAGGTCGAACGCATCGACCACGGCGTGCAGGCCATGCACGACGCGGCCCTGATGCAGCGCCTGGCGCAAGACCGTATCCCGCTCACGGTGTGCCCGCTGTCAAACCAGAAACTGTGTGTGTTCCCCGACCTCAAAAACCACAACCTGCGCCAGTTGCTGGACGCCGGCCTGTGCGCCACGGTCAACTCGGACGACCCGGCCTATTTTGGCGGTTACATCAACGAGAACTTCACCCAGGTGTTTGCCGCCACGGACATGACGGTCCGACACGCCTACCAGCTGGCGTTCAACAGTTTCGAAGCCAGCTTTGCCAGCCATGCCGACAAGCGCGTGTGGGAGCACCGCCTGAAGGAAGCCTTCGAGCGCTTCGTCGAGCACGACTAG
- a CDS encoding aromatic ring-hydroxylating dioxygenase subunit alpha gives MMEETLWHPVADAREVASQPLGVQLLERPLVLWRDASGAVQAFADQCPHRGARLSLGRVVNGRLECPYHGWQFAGSGHCEHVPALPSFVPPPTHCARRFECCEQHGLVWVRLAEGAAALPEFRAEEDAHLRKLNCGPYDVAASAPRIIENFLDMSHFGFVHEGWLGSRDAAAIDDYRVESTATGLLATGCKAWQPQSNLHSTAAAQVEYTYEVTAPYAAVLTKVPEAHTTAVQGWRESIALFICPLTPETSRVWFRLAVADFESPDEKLQAFQHTIFTQDQPVLESQRPKRLPLDLRAELHTAADKASSAYRRLLKKNGITFGVC, from the coding sequence ATGATGGAGGAAACCCTCTGGCACCCCGTGGCCGATGCGCGGGAGGTGGCGTCGCAACCGCTTGGCGTGCAGTTGCTGGAGCGGCCCCTGGTGCTCTGGCGCGACGCCAGCGGCGCCGTGCAGGCCTTTGCGGACCAGTGCCCACACCGGGGCGCGCGGCTGTCGCTCGGCCGCGTGGTCAACGGGCGGCTGGAGTGCCCCTACCACGGCTGGCAGTTCGCCGGCAGTGGCCACTGCGAGCATGTGCCGGCGCTGCCATCGTTCGTCCCCCCGCCCACCCACTGCGCCCGCCGATTCGAGTGCTGCGAGCAGCATGGTCTGGTGTGGGTGCGCCTGGCAGAGGGCGCTGCAGCGCTGCCGGAGTTTCGCGCCGAAGAAGATGCGCACCTGCGCAAGCTCAACTGCGGTCCCTATGACGTGGCGGCCAGTGCGCCGCGCATCATCGAGAACTTTCTGGATATGTCGCACTTTGGCTTTGTGCACGAAGGCTGGCTGGGCAGCCGCGACGCAGCGGCCATCGATGACTATCGGGTCGAGTCCACCGCCACGGGGCTGCTGGCCACTGGCTGCAAGGCCTGGCAACCTCAGTCGAACCTGCATTCCACGGCCGCTGCGCAGGTGGAATACACCTATGAGGTCACGGCGCCCTATGCGGCGGTGCTGACCAAGGTGCCCGAGGCGCACACCACGGCAGTGCAGGGCTGGCGCGAGTCCATCGCCTTGTTCATCTGCCCGTTGACGCCAGAAACCAGCCGGGTGTGGTTTCGGCTGGCGGTGGCCGACTTTGAGTCGCCGGACGAAAAGCTGCAGGCCTTCCAGCACACCATCTTCACGCAGGATCAGCCGGTGCTGGAGTCGCAAAGGCCCAAGCGCCTGCCGCTGGACTTGCGCGCCGAGTTGCACACCGCGGCCGACAAGGCATCATCCGCCTACCGCCGTTTGCTGAAGAAAAACGGCATCACCTTCGGAGTCTGCTGA
- a CDS encoding BMP family ABC transporter substrate-binding protein: MTDLQKRSLLKVAALSAVAAAALVGCGKKEEPAPAPAPAPAAEAPAPKPEPLKIAFAYVGPVGDGGWSFAHDNGRKALEKEFGDKIVTSFVESVPESADAERVLRDMAGQGNKLIFGTTFGYMESMLKVAADNAGVKFEHATGYKTAENMRTYDSRTYEGAYMAGVIAGAMTKTNTLGVVGSVPIPEVIRNINSFTLGAQSVNPKIKTKVVWVNEWFSPPKETEAATSLINGGADVLFQNTDSPAVLKTAQEKGKRAFGWDSDMTAYGPKAHLASAVINWGPYYIKATKDALEGTWATGQSWWGVKEGTIDIVSIADDVPADIKAKVESIKAGLKDGSYSIWKGPILGQDGKPVLEKDVVADDKFLGGINFYVKGVEGKIPGGDKK; encoded by the coding sequence ATGACTGATCTCCAGAAACGCTCGCTGCTCAAAGTGGCCGCGCTGTCCGCCGTGGCTGCTGCCGCGCTCGTGGGCTGCGGCAAGAAGGAAGAGCCGGCCCCTGCGCCCGCACCGGCGCCTGCCGCCGAAGCCCCCGCACCCAAGCCCGAGCCACTGAAGATTGCATTTGCGTATGTCGGCCCCGTGGGCGATGGTGGCTGGTCTTTTGCGCACGACAACGGTCGCAAGGCCCTGGAAAAGGAATTCGGCGACAAGATCGTGACCAGCTTTGTCGAAAGCGTGCCCGAATCGGCCGATGCCGAGCGTGTGCTGCGTGACATGGCCGGCCAGGGCAACAAGCTGATCTTCGGCACCACCTTTGGCTACATGGAGTCCATGCTCAAGGTGGCGGCCGACAACGCTGGTGTGAAATTCGAACACGCCACCGGCTACAAGACGGCCGAGAACATGCGCACCTACGACAGCCGCACCTACGAAGGCGCTTACATGGCGGGCGTGATCGCAGGCGCCATGACCAAGACGAACACGCTGGGCGTGGTCGGCTCGGTGCCGATTCCTGAAGTGATCCGCAACATCAACAGCTTCACGCTGGGTGCGCAGTCGGTCAACCCCAAGATCAAGACCAAGGTGGTCTGGGTGAATGAGTGGTTCAGCCCGCCCAAGGAAACCGAGGCCGCCACCAGCCTGATCAACGGCGGCGCCGACGTGCTGTTCCAGAACACCGACTCGCCCGCCGTGCTCAAGACCGCCCAGGAAAAGGGCAAGCGCGCCTTCGGCTGGGACAGCGACATGACCGCCTACGGCCCCAAGGCCCACCTGGCCTCGGCCGTGATCAACTGGGGTCCCTACTACATCAAGGCCACCAAGGATGCGCTGGAAGGCACCTGGGCCACGGGCCAGAGTTGGTGGGGCGTGAAGGAAGGCACGATCGACATCGTCTCCATCGCCGACGACGTGCCGGCCGACATCAAGGCCAAGGTCGAGTCCATCAAGGCGGGCCTGAAGGATGGCAGCTACTCCATCTGGAAAGGTCCCATCCTGGGTCAGGATGGCAAGCCCGTGCTGGAAAAAGACGTGGTGGCTGACGACAAGTTCCTTGGTGGCATCAACTTCTACGTGAAGGGCGTGGAAGGCAAGATTCCTGGGGGCGACAAGAAGTAA
- a CDS encoding ABC transporter permease, with protein sequence MESYALLIGATLSAGTVLALAALGLLINEKAGIVNLGAEGMMLCAAIAGFATVVHTGNTWLGFAAGMAAGALLAAIFGVLVIWLNTNQYATGLALSLFGVGFSAFAGISYVQAKLPELPKYAIPVLGDVPLLGPALFQQHPLVYLTMALVAGLIWFLYRSRAGLVLRSVGESPESAHALGYPVRRIRLAAVMAGGALCGLAGAYISTVYTPLWVEGMVAGRGWIALALTTFATWRPARVLLGSYLFGGVTMLQFHLQATGVQVASQLLSMLPYVATIVVLALISRNPAWIRVNMPASLGKPFYPGT encoded by the coding sequence ATGGAATCGTATGCATTGCTGATCGGCGCCACGCTGAGCGCGGGCACCGTGCTGGCCCTGGCGGCGCTGGGCCTGCTCATCAACGAAAAGGCCGGCATCGTCAACCTGGGGGCCGAGGGCATGATGCTGTGCGCCGCCATCGCGGGCTTTGCCACCGTGGTGCACACCGGCAACACCTGGCTGGGCTTTGCCGCGGGCATGGCGGCAGGGGCATTGCTGGCCGCCATCTTTGGCGTGTTGGTGATCTGGCTCAACACCAACCAATACGCCACAGGCTTGGCGCTCAGCCTGTTTGGCGTGGGGTTCTCGGCGTTTGCGGGCATCAGCTATGTGCAGGCCAAGCTGCCCGAACTGCCCAAGTACGCGATTCCCGTGCTGGGCGATGTTCCGCTGCTCGGGCCCGCGCTGTTCCAGCAGCATCCCTTGGTGTACCTCACCATGGCGCTGGTGGCGGGGCTGATCTGGTTCCTGTACCGCTCGCGCGCGGGCCTGGTGTTGCGCTCGGTGGGGGAGTCGCCCGAATCGGCCCATGCGCTGGGCTACCCCGTGCGCCGCATCCGGCTGGCGGCCGTGATGGCGGGGGGCGCTTTGTGCGGCCTGGCGGGCGCCTACATCTCCACCGTGTACACCCCGCTGTGGGTGGAGGGCATGGTGGCCGGGCGCGGCTGGATCGCGCTGGCCCTCACCACCTTTGCCACCTGGCGCCCGGCACGCGTATTGCTTGGTTCTTATCTGTTTGGTGGCGTGACCATGCTCCAGTTCCATTTGCAGGCCACCGGCGTGCAGGTGGCCAGCCAGTTGCTGAGCATGCTGCCGTACGTGGCCACCATCGTGGTGCTGGCGCTGATTTCACGCAATCCGGCGTGGATCCGGGTGAACATGCCGGCATCGCTGGGCAAACCGTTCTATCCTGGCACCTGA
- a CDS encoding ABC transporter permease: MFRLEPRPQASRWWSYGSPLLALAVTVLIGIALFAALGKDPVRGLQVFFWEPVRSSYALGELMVKATPLLLIALGLAVCFRSNVWNIGAEGQFVIGAVVAGGVALLADKSTGPWIVPAILLAGVLGGMAWAGLTALLRDKFNANEILVSLMLVYVATLVLGYLVYGPWKDPMGYNFPQTKTFEKVTQIPRLMQGSRVSIGLLLALAAAGALWVFLFRTRAGFAQQVGGLAPAAARYAGFSSRRALWTALLISGGAAGLAGALEVAGPIGQLTPYVPAGYGFAAIIVAFVGRLHPVGMVFSAILMSMFYIGGELAQSRLGLPKSLTGVFQGLLLFTLLACDTLIAYRVRWVGARKEVR; this comes from the coding sequence ATGTTCCGACTTGAACCGCGCCCGCAGGCATCGCGCTGGTGGAGCTATGGCTCGCCGCTGCTGGCCCTGGCCGTCACGGTGCTGATCGGCATTGCGCTGTTTGCCGCGCTGGGCAAGGACCCAGTGCGCGGCCTGCAGGTGTTCTTCTGGGAGCCGGTACGCTCGTCCTACGCGCTGGGCGAGCTCATGGTCAAGGCCACGCCGCTGCTGCTGATTGCGCTGGGGCTGGCGGTGTGCTTTCGCTCCAACGTCTGGAACATCGGCGCCGAGGGTCAGTTTGTCATCGGTGCCGTGGTGGCCGGTGGCGTGGCGCTGCTGGCCGACAAGAGCACGGGCCCCTGGATCGTGCCCGCCATCTTGCTGGCCGGCGTGCTGGGCGGCATGGCCTGGGCGGGGCTCACGGCGCTGCTGCGCGACAAGTTCAATGCCAATGAAATCCTGGTCAGCCTGATGCTGGTGTACGTGGCCACGCTGGTGCTGGGCTACCTGGTCTATGGGCCCTGGAAAGACCCCATGGGCTATAACTTTCCGCAAACCAAGACCTTCGAGAAGGTCACGCAGATTCCGCGCCTCATGCAGGGCTCGCGCGTGAGCATTGGCCTGTTGCTGGCGCTGGCGGCCGCGGGCGCGCTGTGGGTGTTTTTGTTTCGCACGCGTGCGGGCTTTGCCCAGCAGGTGGGCGGGCTGGCGCCGGCGGCGGCGCGCTATGCCGGGTTTTCGTCACGGCGCGCGCTGTGGACGGCGTTGCTCATTTCGGGCGGCGCAGCGGGCCTGGCGGGCGCGCTGGAGGTGGCGGGCCCCATTGGCCAGCTCACGCCCTATGTGCCCGCGGGCTACGGCTTTGCGGCCATCATCGTGGCCTTTGTGGGGCGGCTGCACCCGGTGGGCATGGTGTTTTCGGCCATTCTCATGAGCATGTTCTATATCGGCGGCGAGCTGGCGCAGTCGCGCCTGGGCCTGCCCAAGTCGCTCACCGGCGTGTTCCAGGGCTTGCTGCTGTTCACGCTGCTGGCCTGTGACACGCTGATCGCCTACCGCGTGCGGTGGGTGGGTGCCCGCAAGGAGGTGCGTTGA
- a CDS encoding ABC transporter ATP-binding protein yields MSSTPISRPPGTPGMSGAVPPRLQLVGITKRYPAVVANSAVSLTVQPGEIHAVLGENGAGKSTLMKIIYGSVKPDEGSVHFNGQAVQVRNPQEARALGIAMVFQHFSLFDTLTVAENVWLGLDKRITLSEVTQRITATAAEYGLGIDPLRPVHTLSVGEMQRVEIIRALLTQPKLLILDEPTSVLTPQAVEMLFVVLRKLASEGCSILYISHKLHEIRALCTACTVLRGGKVTGVCNPAEESNASLSRLMIGAEPPALTHRAVQTGATVLRVQGLSLPRADQFGVDLIDVQFEVKAGEVVGIAGVSGNGQKELLYALSGEDQRAEPASIQVAGQHAGRMGPGQRRALGLHFVPEERLGRGAVPTMGLAHNLLLTRTNAVAGSGWIQLGALQKHAQAIIERFHVKAGGPHAAARSLSGGNLQKFIVGREIDANPALLIVSQPTWGVDVGAAAQIRGEILALRDAGCAVLVVSEELDELFEICDRLHVVAKGQLSPSVPRADATVERIGEWMSGLWHADVQAHLARNREQLAQLNQGAQHVPT; encoded by the coding sequence ATGAGCTCCACCCCCATCTCCCGCCCGCCGGGCACTCCGGGCATGTCCGGCGCAGTGCCGCCCCGGCTGCAGCTGGTGGGCATCACCAAGCGCTACCCGGCCGTGGTGGCCAACAGTGCGGTTTCGCTGACGGTGCAGCCCGGCGAGATCCATGCCGTGCTGGGCGAAAACGGCGCGGGCAAGTCCACGCTGATGAAGATCATCTACGGCTCGGTCAAGCCCGACGAGGGCAGCGTGCACTTCAACGGCCAGGCCGTGCAGGTGCGCAACCCGCAAGAGGCCCGCGCCTTGGGCATCGCCATGGTGTTCCAGCATTTCAGCCTGTTCGACACCCTCACGGTGGCCGAGAACGTGTGGCTGGGGCTGGACAAGCGCATCACGCTGTCCGAGGTCACACAGCGCATCACCGCCACGGCGGCCGAGTACGGCCTGGGCATCGACCCGCTGCGCCCCGTGCACACGCTTTCCGTGGGCGAAATGCAGCGCGTGGAAATCATCCGTGCGCTGCTCACCCAGCCCAAGCTGCTCATCCTGGATGAGCCCACCTCGGTGCTCACCCCGCAGGCGGTCGAAATGCTGTTCGTGGTGCTGCGCAAGCTGGCCAGCGAGGGCTGCAGCATTCTTTACATCAGCCACAAGCTGCACGAAATCCGTGCGCTGTGCACCGCCTGCACCGTGCTGCGCGGCGGCAAGGTGACGGGGGTGTGCAACCCGGCCGAAGAGTCGAATGCATCCCTGTCGCGCCTGATGATTGGCGCCGAGCCGCCCGCGCTCACGCACCGCGCCGTGCAGACCGGCGCCACCGTGCTGCGCGTGCAGGGCCTGTCGCTGCCGCGCGCCGACCAGTTTGGCGTGGACTTGATTGATGTTCAATTCGAGGTGAAGGCGGGCGAGGTGGTGGGCATTGCCGGGGTGTCGGGCAATGGGCAAAAAGAGCTCTTGTATGCGCTGTCGGGCGAAGACCAGCGTGCCGAGCCCGCCAGCATCCAGGTGGCGGGCCAGCACGCCGGGCGCATGGGGCCGGGCCAGCGCCGCGCCCTGGGCCTGCACTTTGTGCCCGAGGAGCGCCTGGGCCGTGGCGCTGTGCCCACCATGGGGCTGGCGCACAACCTGCTGCTCACGCGCACCAACGCGGTCGCGGGCAGTGGCTGGATCCAGCTGGGGGCGTTGCAAAAGCACGCCCAGGCCATCATCGAGCGCTTCCATGTGAAGGCGGGCGGCCCCCACGCGGCGGCCCGGTCGCTGTCGGGGGGCAATCTGCAAAAGTTCATCGTGGGGCGCGAGATCGACGCCAACCCTGCGTTGCTCATCGTCTCGCAGCCCACCTGGGGCGTGGACGTGGGTGCAGCCGCGCAGATTCGCGGCGAGATTTTGGCGCTGCGCGACGCCGGCTGTGCCGTGCTGGTCGTGAGCGAGGAGCTGGACGAATTGTTTGAAATCTGTGACCGCCTGCATGTGGTGGCCAAGGGGCAGCTCTCGCCTTCGGTGCCGCGCGCCGACGCGACCGTGGAGCGCATTGGCGAATGGATGAGCGGCCTGTGGCATGCCGACGTGCAGGCGCATCTGGCCCGCAACCGCGAGCAGCTTGCCCAACTGAACCAGGGGGCGCAGCATGTTCCGACTTGA
- the xdhA gene encoding xanthine dehydrogenase small subunit: MTTRPLQFLRRGQPVALRNVPPDRTLLQVLREDLGCTGTKEGCGEGDCGACTVVLGEARDGQLHYSAVNSCIRLAHSIDGMALWTVEDLAEDPLIQPVGDATSAPRQSPTLHPAQEAMVQCHGSQCGFCTPGFVMSLFGMYQNHICHGEPITRELAQEELSGNLCRCTGYRPILDAAQQMTSLPAMRVNEADLLQKLELLAHTQQAPEADFSYISPTTLPTLLAARAAHPDAQVVAGCTDVGLWVTKLHKQYAQVLDVTRAAELRQVVQHADAIHIGAAVTLTDAFAALTAQWPQLHRFAARFAGLPVRNAGTLGGNVANGSPIGDSMPLLIALRAQVVLASQARGERQLPLKDLYTGYRQNVMEADELLVRIVVPRPAQTERLAAYKISKRFDDDISAVCLVLNLDIANGTVQRASIGAGGVAATPARARQTEAALTGQPWTEATAQRAATVLQAEFSPISDMRASGAYRRQVLGSLLQRYWLESQGQPSVSLDTLTLEAAV; this comes from the coding sequence ATGACAACCCGACCCTTGCAATTTCTGCGCCGAGGCCAGCCGGTGGCGCTGCGCAATGTACCACCCGACCGCACGCTGCTGCAGGTGCTGCGCGAGGACCTGGGCTGCACCGGCACCAAGGAGGGCTGCGGCGAGGGCGACTGCGGCGCCTGCACCGTGGTGCTGGGCGAGGCGCGCGATGGCCAGCTGCATTACAGCGCCGTGAACAGCTGCATCCGCCTGGCGCATTCGATCGACGGCATGGCGCTGTGGACGGTGGAAGACCTGGCGGAAGACCCGTTGATCCAGCCGGTGGGCGACGCCACATCAGCGCCGCGCCAGTCACCCACACTGCATCCCGCTCAAGAAGCCATGGTCCAGTGCCATGGCTCCCAGTGCGGCTTCTGCACCCCCGGCTTTGTGATGAGCCTGTTCGGCATGTACCAAAACCATATCTGCCATGGTGAACCCATCACCCGCGAACTGGCGCAGGAAGAACTCTCGGGCAACCTGTGCCGCTGCACCGGCTACCGCCCCATCCTCGATGCCGCCCAGCAGATGACATCGCTGCCAGCCATGCGCGTCAACGAAGCCGATTTGCTACAAAAATTAGAGCTACTAGCGCACACCCAACAAGCGCCAGAGGCCGATTTTTCCTATATTTCCCCCACCACGCTTCCCACCCTGCTCGCGGCCCGTGCGGCGCACCCCGACGCCCAGGTGGTGGCCGGCTGCACCGATGTGGGGCTGTGGGTGACCAAGCTGCACAAGCAATACGCGCAAGTACTGGACGTGACCCGCGCGGCCGAACTGCGGCAGGTGGTGCAACACGCCGACGCGATTCACATCGGCGCCGCCGTCACGCTGACCGACGCGTTTGCAGCCCTCACCGCGCAGTGGCCGCAGCTGCACCGTTTTGCCGCGCGGTTTGCCGGGCTGCCGGTGCGCAACGCGGGCACGCTGGGCGGCAATGTGGCCAACGGTTCGCCCATTGGCGACTCCATGCCGCTGCTGATTGCGCTGCGCGCCCAGGTGGTGCTGGCCAGCCAGGCCAGGGGCGAGCGCCAGCTGCCGCTGAAAGACCTTTACACCGGCTACCGCCAGAACGTGATGGAGGCCGACGAGCTGCTGGTGCGCATCGTGGTGCCCCGGCCTGCGCAGACCGAAAGGCTTGCCGCGTACAAGATCTCCAAGCGCTTTGACGACGACATCTCCGCCGTGTGCCTGGTGCTGAACCTGGACATCGCCAACGGCACCGTGCAGCGCGCCAGCATTGGCGCGGGCGGCGTGGCCGCCACCCCGGCCCGCGCGCGGCAGACCGAGGCTGCGCTGACAGGCCAACCGTGGACCGAAGCCACCGCGCAACGCGCCGCCACCGTGCTGCAGGCCGAGTTCAGCCCCATCTCGGACATGCGTGCCAGCGGCGCCTACCGCCGCCAGGTGCTGGGCAGCCTGCTGCAACGCTACTGGCTGGAGAGCCAGGGCCAGCCCTCGGTCAGCCTGGACACCTTGACGCTGGAGGCCGCCGTATGA